A region of the Oncorhynchus nerka isolate Pitt River linkage group LG26, Oner_Uvic_2.0, whole genome shotgun sequence genome:
acaacgttgaaggcagcttatggtagagaaactaacattacattctctggcaacagctctggtggacattcctgcagtcagcatgccaattgtaaaacttaagacatctgtggcattgcgttgtgtgacaaaactgcacattttaaagttgcctttattgtccccagcacaaggtgcacctgtgtaatgatcatgctgtttaatcagcttcttgatataccacacctgtcaggtggatggaatatcttggcaaatgatacatgtttactaatagggatgtaaacaaatttgttcacaaaattcaagagaaatacgtttttgtgcatatggaacatttctggaatcttttatttcagctcatgaaacgggACCAACATTTTATATTttgcagttatatttttgttcagtgtagtaaacTGTATACTTTAGAATACTATATACAAAATGTAGTATCCCTCAATCATgtatagtacttactatagaattctgtagtatactatagttcTGCAGATAATACTATAAATATAACAATATTATCTgcaaaaaaacactgtagtaaatactacagtaatgtccacaaaaacactatagtGAATACTGTAATATTTATGCCATAGTATACTATGGTATTTTTTTTCATGTGgggggatagagatggagagaggcaaGGGAGCAAATTAGAGGAAGCAGAGAGAAGACCTCAacagaaaagagagaaggagaaggaaaagCAATATTATTTTGCTCCAGCTGAATAAacggagagagaaatgagacTAAGGCAGACAGAGCAACAAATAAAAAGGAATACATAAGGGAAAAGGATGactcagggagagggagagactagagGGTTCTGGGAATTTGGGATGATTTAGAAGAGGAAAAGAAAGCTAAGATTTAAAACCACTCTTACTGCTTGCACTCAATAACAGTGTGAGGCGGAATAtggagcagtatatcattcattCTCTAGTCTTGGAGATAGGACGCTCTTAGGTTCACTCACCCCCAGGGAGATAGGACGCTCTTAGATTCACTCACCCCCTGGGAGATAGGACGCTCTTAGGTTCACTCACCGCCAGAGAGATAGGACGCTCTTAGGTTCACTCACCCCAGGGAGATAGGACGCTCTTAGGTTCACTCACCCCCAGGGAGATAGGACGCTCTTAGGTTCACTCACCCCCAGGGAGATAGGACGCTCTTAGGTTCACTCACCCCCAGGGAGATAGGACGCTCTTAGGTTCAATCACACCCAGGGAGATAGGACGCTCTTAGGTTCACTCACCCCCTGGGAGATAGGACGCTCTTAGGTTCACTCACCCCCAGTGAGATAGGACGCTCTTAGGTTCACTCACACCCAGGGAGATAGGACGCTCTTAGGTTCACTCACACCCAAGGAGATAGGACGCTCTTAGGTTCACTCACCCCCAAGGAGATAGGACGCTCTTAGGTTCACTCACACCCAGGGAGATAGGACGCTCTTAGGTTCACTCACCCCCAAGGAGATAGGACGCTCTTAGGTTCACTCACACCCAGGGAGATAGGACGCTCTTAGGTTCACTCACACCCAAGGAGATAGGACGCTCTTAGGTTCACTCACACCCAGGGAGATAGGACGCTCTTAGGTTCACTCACACCCAAGGAGATAGGACGCTCTTAGGTTCACTCACCCCCAAGGAGATAGGACGctctttttttgtgttttttgttgttgaatttgacccctttttctccccaatttcgtggtatccaattgttttagtagctactatcttgtctcgtcgttacaactcccgtatgggctcgggagagacgaaggttgaaagtcatgcgtcctccgatacacaacccaaccaagccgcactgcttcttaacacagcgcgcatccaacccggaagccaggaCCCTCTTAGGTTCACTCACCCCCAGGGAGATAGGACGCTCTTAGGTTCACTCACACtaagggagtcatttagcagatgcttttatccagagggacttacaggagcaattagggttaagtgccttgctatATAGATGCATTTACTTTAGAGCTTGTCCTATAGATAAAGAAGGACCACCAAGGACCTAGCAGCAAATTGACTTCTCTAATATGAAACTACTACATCAAAGGGCAGATTACTCTGTTGGTTGTTGCATTTTAAAGGGGGGTTGCCCCTTGGTCATAGTGTTAGCATGGTGGCTAATTACAAGGGAGCTCTGCAGGGTTTTTGCCTTTCCTAGACTTCCTGCTGCCTCCCTTTTCCCTAGTCCACAAAGGGGTGTATTCAACAGCGCATAGCATAACCaaacgttttgcaacggaaaaaCAAAACAAGTGTTTCATACTGGACAAATTCAGTTAGGTCCCTCCCCATTTCGTCCCATTTGCTTTATAGTGAATAGACACtagagacatactgtatatataaatccCCGGTCCACATACTGTCATTCACTTTCAACAAACAACACCCAAAATCGGAAGATTTGAAAAAACTCTATTTTTTTAATCACTTTCAGGAATAATTTCATGTTCAATGAATTTATGCAAACACACAGTGTTGAAGTGAAAACAACAATACAACGCATCAGTGTTATGGTACCTGGTGACATCCACAGTTGGCAACATAAAGGTTTCTATGTGGCAATGAGACTGCATGCCTAGGTTGATATTCATTGAAATGCAATGCCTAGGCCTAGAGAGGCAGAATAGCTCATGTAATATCATCAGTTGTGATACAAATTCAGAACAACGACACCTATCCATGACATTCTTATAACAGTGGTGTGACAGAAAATAACTATTTCAACAATAAGTTCTTTCATAAAAAGCCCATGACGATCCTATACAAAATCAGATTCCATCTTCACATTCAAATTCAAGTATTTACTGTACATTGAGAGGATATAAAAGTCCCTGTGCTATCTTATCAGTTATAGGAGGAGTAGAGACACAGACAAGGGTGGCTTATGGGACTCATGTCTGAAAGGTGAAGACTAAAGCTATATTACTAAAGACGGagataaaatatataatatatctagAGAGGATTGGAGAACAGAGATTGTGTGAATTGAGAGCAACGAGAATCTAGAGAGAGGATTGGAGAACAGAGAGTGTGTGAATTGAGAGCAACAAGAATCTAGAGAGAGGATTAGAGAAACAGAGTGTGTGAATTGAGAGCAATAAGAGCGACTGAGAGGGTGTGTGCTTGTGtaaggatgtttttcagcagatgGCATGGCAGCCCACCGAGACGACAGTGTGCCAACGTACAGGCGGTGTGGAGGAAAGACATGGAGCtggatgcatttttttttttttctccaaaggTGAGCATGAGGAGATGATGAGAACACGCATGCTGCCTCGAGTTAAAGAAGTAGAGCAGAAAGTAATAGGGAAAGAGAGTGCAAGTGTTTCAGCCCCACTGAATCCCATCAGTAGGATAGTAGGAGAGACACCAGACTCCTTCATGCAGTGAACTCACTGttctgtagaaactatcacatcTGTATACAGATAAGACTTGGTCATTTTCATACTGTATGTGCACACACAAGTCAAGAGTGTGACATGCTGATATTGAATACAATATATCAAGAGTGACTTGGCCTAATCAATCAATGACGTAAGGGACATCACACACGCTCGCaaacacgtgtacacacacacacacacaccctccattaCCACCACACATACACGATCAGTAAATGACAAAAAAAAGACTGCATAGCTCAGAGATGGGTGAATCATCCAGgatgtgtatataaatatatacacacactcgttaggtagagacagactggatgggaggggtgtgtgtgtgtagcctgtgtgtgttttgtgtgagcGCCTGTGTGTGTGCTAAGCGCActtccacacacacacggccAGGCTGCCTCCAAAGAACATGTAGAGCAGGTTCTTCACCTCGTGTGTCACCTCAAAGCCAAAGCCCTCCCCGATCACCACGTGCCACGAGCTGCCAAACTTTTTATCCATCGACTCCTTGATCATCTTCGCCGCATTCTGAAacggcgagagcgagagagaggttagagaacaTGCAGAAACCAAATCTGAAGCTGTAAATGTACATTTTCATGCAAATCTACAATTTTTCATCAATTCACGATGTTAGCGAAAATTCAGAGTTAAACGCACAGATGTTTAAAGTTATGGGATCCAGCCAATAATAACTGGACCGTCTGGTCCGATTCCAAACCAAATCCCTGGCTCCTATCCCTAAGCCCTTGTCAACACCCCCTTGTGAATTTGAGAGTAAATGAAAGGAGTTAGCAATATGGCTGAAACTCCATCCAGCCCACTGGGGGTAGAACACTTATCCATAACAAGCACCTGAGGACAGGGACGAGGGATCCGTTTGGAATCGGGCctttgagggaggagaggaagtgatggagggggtcaaatacagaggggaggaggagagagagacaaccagTGTCCAGATGGACACACAGGGTTGCTGGCATGAGTGGTGAGGCAGGCTGACACAATGCCTGACTGGCTGAGTGGGTGGATTAAAGCAATAGTGAGTGTGCTGTAATAATCTTGTTGAACAGtgtgtgtacagacagacagacagaccgagtcCTGACCTCATTGTTGGTGGCAAACTTCTCACAGGCTGTGACACACAGTTCCATCGTTTCCACTCTCATCTCCTCTGGCATGTCTGTGTGCTGTGAAGAAATCAGAACAATACATTACAACACTCACCATTTACTCCACGAAACCCAGTCACAAAGCCTGTACTTGTGAACCACATATGTGTCACAGCAGCAAGACTCGGCCTCACCCTGATGAGTGGGAAGCTGTGGAGCCTCTTGTAATCAGCCTCCTCCTTCTTGCTCTCTGTTGTCTCTGCCATTCCCCTCTCCTTCTACAGAGAAAACACACTCACATTTGAATGGAAGCATTAGTCTTCGGGCCACAATGTTTGTCAAGTACTAGCTATGAGAAAAGGCTGAACTTAAGAGACACTCCTAGTCCTCCTCACTTCGTCTTCTTCTATCCATGACAACACACGCAGGGAATGTAGTGACTGCAGGGTAGGTCACTATGGCCAGGAAAGTGACGTGCATGACATTGTCAAGCATATTTAGGCATTTGTCAAAAATGGGTGAAAGGTGTCCACAGGGttgactagctaacgttagctagctagctagtaacgGTAGTCTTTATACGTGTAACGTTAGCTATGACAGCCAACTTTAACAGGTAGCTACCTAACTAGACATCTTACTAAAGTATCTGCCTAACTAGCAaactgtaacgttagctagttatctTGTGTGGGTTGTTGTCTTGCCCTCTCACTAACGTTCTCTTAGTTGCAACCATTGCACGCCGTTATGAGCCATTCTTCTTTGAAATGTACTTGATTATGCCTAGCAAGTTAACtaaatagctagctagataacctAGCTAGCTACTTACCTCTGGCTAGTTTAACAGGAGAAGCTTGGTCCATTTATTGTTGACATGGAAACATGTCGGCCATAGCAACCGCTTCTTTCGTCCcgctctccttcttctccttgtGCGTTTCCGGCAGACTAGACTCTGTCTTGCGTATTGCTACCATTCTCAGGTCGGAGTGCGAATTACATATTCAAATATGTAATAGCCTCACACCCGTAGCAGGCCGGTGGAATGGAGAAACGACAGAAGCTTCCTTGCTATTTCGCTCTACCTCTCATTTGAGCCCAAAATCGTTACAAGCGAAAATGTGTTTATAACTCAGCCAACTAACAGAGAAAAAGTGATCCTATCCTCAGCATACCTCCTGCAACAGGACATGCTTCACTGTCTCTACCTCCCTAGAACTCACACTTCCAATCTGGGGGTTTACCCACTAACAATGACCCAAACTTAGCCTTGTCAACAGAACCCCATCCCTCCTTTCACTCCCCAGGTATACCTATGACCCTCCTCACAGAATTCTGGATAGAGAAAAAATACCTTCCCTGCTGCTCTCTCAACTCATGTTGCCACTCCTGGGTCAACCCCTCCACTATGATGCTCCTAcattccacccccccccccctaacagGACCACCACATCTACCTCCTCCTTCTTCAGAGCTGCCTTCGTTACCTTATTTGCAACAAGGCTCAGTGTAACATGGCAGTGTTGTCATTGGTTACAAACGTTTTTCTTTGTAATGTCGAAATAGACATGTCTTCAACACCCATATCACTCACAAACTGTAAATATATGTGCTTATGTTGTACTAGCAATTGGTGAGAGAGAGCCTCAAATATCACATTCAAATTGTACATATTCACTGTATACATGAATCGCAGcaaagttggttcctgtttcaaTCACATCTTTGGTCATGTTCTCGTGGGTCAAACAAAAACAccctaatgattggttgacaatagagcTTCGCCCAATGCATGCGATGGCTGCAGGATGAAGTTGGTGAAGAGCAACTGAAGACATTTGCAGTCGACTGCAGTCATAACTTCATGACCTTTGGTCACATGCTTTTGTAAAGTTCATGCAGTTGTTGCGTAAGTCTCACAATTTCTATCCCCATAATGCAAGGTTTGACAAAAGTGATCTGCTCGAATGCACTCACTCTTTTCAAAACACTTTGATACAGCGACGACTAAAAGTGATTTTCATAGCAGTTTAGGAGAACATTTTCGCTGAACCCTAactcttttcctaaccttaacctaatt
Encoded here:
- the LOC115110109 gene encoding dynein axonemal light chain 4-like, whose amino-acid sequence is MAETTESKKEEADYKRLHSFPLIRHTDMPEEMRVETMELCVTACEKFATNNENAAKMIKESMDKKFGSSWHVVIGEGFGFEVTHEVKNLLYMFFGGSLAVCVWKCA